The Vibrio coralliilyticus genome segment AGCATTATGCACAAATGCACTTAGAACGTAAAAGATAAATTGCCTGAAAGGCCATATTGGTTATCTCCGGCATAGCTTCCCGCTAGATCTAGGCTGACTATATCGCCCGGACTTATGCCAATGCCAGCGGTAATAGAATTATCTAATGTGTCTTCCAAATCCACTTCATAACCCACTCTGAGCTGCGCCCAACCCATCGCATTTCCTTCAATACCAAAACGCAAAAATTGAGTGTCATCATTACGATCAGTAAAACGTTCCTGTTTAGTGAGATCCCAATCAACCGTTGCAACAAAGTAATCTAACGCGTATGCCCCTGAAACCGTCACCTGAGTATCTAATTTGTAGGTACTAACACCGCCAATGTTTAACGTATCAATCTTTTGAGAAAACAAGTCCTTAACGGCAAATCCAGCGCGGAATTGCTGATAAAACCACACTGCGCCCAGATCGAGGTTAAATGCATCATCCTTGGTTTCACTTTGATCATAATCATCCAGATCAAAGTTTTCGACGGTCAGAACCTGTTTATAGGTTCGCATAGTTTGAAACTTTGGCGATATCCCCAGAGAGACGTCTTGGCCAGCGATCGTCAAACGTTTTGCTATAGCAACACCGAACTCACTGTAGCCAAAAGCAATCGTATCAACTCTGGAGTTTTCGTATCTTGTTTGAGTGTCAGAATCATTAGAGATATCCGTGTTAGCAATGACGTCTGCGTAACCACGTAAAAACAGATTGGTCGAGAGTGAGTTCAAAGGTAACGCAATAGAAGCAACCACTCCACCATTAACGCCAAGGGGTTTATCATCTGAAAGCTGATCCAAATAGCTGTTAATTGTGTCTTCAATACCTGGTGTTGAAGGGTTCGCTTCAAACTGTTTAATAACATCTTGAAGGTCATCAACCGTTTCAAGCGTCTTATCAGTATCTCGAATTCTAGCCCCGATACCTGGAAAAAGAATTCCTACAGTATCGGAATCTCTATAAACAGCGACT includes the following:
- a CDS encoding conjugal transfer protein TraF; translation: MKLLIKKLVAVVSGLISLAANAATVVPDGRGNGMGNTGVTTADYVLAPFYNPALVAVYRDSDTVGILFPGIGARIRDTDKTLETVDDLQDVIKQFEANPSTPGIEDTINSYLDQLSDDKPLGVNGGVVASIALPLNSLSTNLFLRGYADVIANTDISNDSDTQTRYENSRVDTIAFGYSEFGVAIAKRLTIAGQDVSLGISPKFQTMRTYKQVLTVENFDLDDYDQSETKDDAFNLDLGAVWFYQQFRAGFAVKDLFSQKIDTLNIGGVSTYKLDTQVTVSGAYALDYFVATVDWDLTKQERFTDRNDDTQFLRFGIEGNAMGWAQLRVGYEVDLEDTLDNSITAGIGISPGDIVSLDLAGSYAGDNQYGLSGNLSFTF